From Gemmatimonadaceae bacterium, one genomic window encodes:
- a CDS encoding BsuPI-related putative proteinase inhibitor produces MNSRFAISLLCAGAIGIACASRAHTEDATLPAKAQSIDGHPKIKSFLDVERHGNGVRFALHVVNTGSQNVEFDFPNGQAYDFIVLDSLGRQVWQWAHARMFTQTTQIKYVNAGQEFEVAENWKHPPAAGRYTAVATLTSTNFPVSERVAFTVR; encoded by the coding sequence CTGCGCTGGAGCCATTGGCATCGCCTGCGCCTCACGCGCGCATACCGAAGACGCCACTCTGCCCGCCAAGGCGCAGTCGATCGACGGGCACCCGAAAATCAAATCGTTCCTCGACGTCGAACGCCACGGTAACGGCGTGCGCTTCGCACTCCATGTGGTCAATACGGGTTCCCAGAACGTCGAGTTCGATTTTCCCAACGGCCAAGCGTACGACTTCATCGTGCTCGACTCCCTCGGCCGCCAGGTGTGGCAGTGGGCACACGCGCGTATGTTCACGCAAACCACGCAGATCAAGTACGTGAATGCCGGGCAGGAATTCGAAGTCGCCGAGAATTGGAAGCATCCGCCGGCGGCCGGTCGCTATACCGCGGTCGCCACGCTCACCAGCACCAACTTCCCGGTGAGCGAGCGCGTCGCGTTCACGGTTCGGTAG
- a CDS encoding glycosyltransferase family 39 protein, which translates to MTEAPPPPTIGSTPRPRLATRTIAAFAAVKVALHMVVLAITPYGLQRDEFLYFAMGDHLRFWRMDFPPFIAIMANLQTALFGHTPAAARVFPALEGTVVLVLAAVIARELGGGAFAQGLAALSVLCGGIFLRPSNLFQPVVLDQLWWTLSLYALLRVGRASTDAAGPHGATSARRWWIAFGLAMGLGLLTKFSILFLGLAALGALIATPLRRWLATPWPYTAAAIAFAIGSASIVGQIVLGYPVVGQMHDLAASQLVHVSWLTFVAAQPFMIGFAAWPLAVAGGVALVAWTPLRPYRAAGWACGFAFLILLALHGKAYYIGPIYPTLLAAGAVWLERMGAPPARSARPAVSWAVAVVILLEGAFRLPIALPMLSKEATAQYAVRNGMEWALGTNRGGTDLLPQDFADQLGWRHQAATVARVYHALTPEEQRVTVITGGNYGEAGAEEFYAGQYGLPPVVCACGSYWFFGPGSRPGKVLIAVRSDSAQLASVYGDVRLAARIRSPWSVEEERDVRIWVARDQKRTLQAVWPRLARRN; encoded by the coding sequence ATGACCGAGGCGCCACCGCCTCCGACCATAGGTTCCACCCCGCGCCCCCGGCTTGCCACGCGCACCATCGCCGCGTTCGCCGCCGTCAAGGTCGCACTCCACATGGTCGTACTGGCCATCACGCCCTACGGCCTCCAGCGCGACGAGTTCCTCTACTTCGCGATGGGCGACCACCTGCGCTTCTGGCGCATGGACTTCCCGCCGTTCATCGCGATCATGGCCAATCTGCAAACGGCCCTGTTTGGCCACACGCCGGCCGCAGCCCGCGTGTTCCCCGCCCTCGAAGGAACGGTCGTCCTCGTGCTTGCCGCGGTGATCGCGCGCGAGTTGGGTGGCGGAGCCTTCGCCCAGGGGCTGGCCGCGCTCAGCGTGCTCTGCGGCGGGATCTTCCTGCGACCGAGCAACCTGTTCCAGCCCGTGGTGCTCGACCAGCTCTGGTGGACGCTCTCGCTGTACGCGCTCCTCCGGGTCGGCCGCGCGAGCACCGATGCAGCAGGACCCCATGGCGCGACATCGGCGCGCCGTTGGTGGATCGCGTTCGGCCTCGCCATGGGCCTCGGGCTGCTCACCAAGTTCAGCATTCTGTTCCTGGGCCTCGCGGCGCTTGGCGCACTGATCGCGACGCCGCTCCGAAGGTGGCTCGCCACGCCGTGGCCCTACACCGCGGCAGCGATCGCCTTCGCTATCGGCAGTGCGAGCATCGTCGGGCAGATCGTGCTCGGCTATCCGGTGGTGGGCCAGATGCACGATCTTGCGGCGTCTCAGTTGGTGCACGTGAGCTGGCTCACGTTCGTCGCCGCACAGCCGTTCATGATCGGGTTCGCGGCCTGGCCCCTGGCCGTGGCCGGCGGCGTCGCACTCGTCGCGTGGACACCCCTGCGGCCGTATCGCGCCGCGGGCTGGGCCTGTGGCTTCGCCTTCCTGATCCTGCTGGCCCTGCACGGCAAGGCGTACTATATCGGACCGATCTACCCCACCCTGCTCGCCGCTGGCGCCGTCTGGCTCGAGCGAATGGGGGCACCGCCCGCGCGGTCGGCGCGCCCCGCGGTCTCGTGGGCGGTCGCCGTGGTGATACTCCTCGAAGGCGCCTTCCGCCTCCCCATCGCCCTGCCGATGCTCTCCAAGGAGGCCACCGCCCAATACGCGGTGCGCAACGGCATGGAGTGGGCGCTCGGCACCAACCGCGGCGGCACCGATCTGTTGCCGCAGGATTTCGCCGACCAGCTCGGGTGGAGGCACCAGGCCGCGACCGTGGCACGCGTGTATCACGCGCTCACGCCAGAGGAACAGCGCGTGACGGTGATCACCGGCGGCAATTACGGCGAGGCCGGTGCAGAGGAGTTCTACGCTGGACAGTACGGGCTGCCGCCGGTCGTGTGCGCATGCGGGTCGTACTGGTTCTTCGGGCCCGGCAGCCGTCCCGGCAAGGTGCTGATCGCCGTGCGCAGCGACTCGGCGCAACTCGCGTCCGTCTACGGCGATGTGCGACTCGCCGCCCGCATCCGGAGTCCATGGTCGGTGGAAGAGGAGCGGGACGTTCGCATCTGGGTGGCACGCGATCAGAAGCGTACGCTGCAAGCAGTGTGGCCGCGGCTTGCCCGGCGGAATTAA